One Actinospica robiniae DSM 44927 genomic region harbors:
- a CDS encoding NERD domain-containing protein — protein MALLIERWQRHGQHRLYVKDTETRAQLGYYDCRTGKLSLKDETRSYEIVLALRPYLSGSVPAGLQHLMPEYPAPPEDLLARTEEYETFSDNFERPKPHGLSRISWPRGEKAERVVGRRLVRLSRDGWDLLRTVDPHEGAEAAYLVIGPPGVFTVSALRHPGARIRVGADAVWVDNTIKQYLRHARHEAALAARRLAAQLGQQPPVLPVLAFVDAADVDTHDGHPDVLVVRGERIDDELRDCRAAISLPERDRLVAAVHRSGAWTL, from the coding sequence ATGGCCCTGCTGATCGAACGCTGGCAGCGGCACGGCCAGCACCGCCTCTACGTCAAGGACACCGAGACCCGCGCGCAACTCGGCTACTACGACTGCCGCACCGGGAAGCTCTCGCTCAAGGACGAGACCCGTTCCTACGAGATCGTGCTCGCGTTGCGCCCGTACCTGTCCGGCTCGGTGCCCGCGGGCCTGCAGCATCTGATGCCGGAGTACCCCGCCCCGCCTGAGGATCTGCTGGCCCGCACCGAGGAGTACGAGACCTTCTCCGACAACTTCGAGCGGCCCAAGCCGCACGGGCTGTCGCGGATCTCCTGGCCTCGCGGGGAGAAGGCCGAGCGCGTGGTCGGCCGGCGCCTGGTCCGGCTCAGCCGGGACGGCTGGGACCTGTTGCGCACCGTCGACCCGCACGAGGGCGCCGAGGCGGCCTACCTGGTGATCGGCCCGCCCGGCGTGTTCACCGTCAGTGCTCTGCGCCACCCGGGGGCCCGGATCCGGGTCGGCGCGGACGCGGTGTGGGTGGACAACACGATCAAGCAGTACCTGCGCCACGCCCGGCACGAGGCCGCCCTCGCCGCCCGCCGTCTCGCCGCACAGCTCGGCCAGCAGCCTCCGGTGCTGCCGGTGCTGGCCTTCGTCGACGCGGCGGACGTGGACACACACGACGGCCATCCGGACGTCCTCGTCGTTCGCGGCGAGCGGATCGACGACGAGCTGCGCGACTGCAGAGCGGCGATCAGCCTGCCGGAACGCGACCGTCTCGTGGCCGCGGTGCACCGGTCCGGGGCATGGACGTTGTAG
- a CDS encoding SAM-dependent methyltransferase has protein sequence MGVAENRPSHGNPDPGREWRPPQPTFDLPHPLRMRDFLLGGKDNYQADRDAVEATLAVYPDLKLAFQAEQAFLRRAIAWIADPAQGLTQFLHLGAFVPTRDSYDGQVRAQCPEATFVYVTDDSISAAHARGVLAAQARPQGEVYVQLADFREPGPVLRGPWLSERLDLSRPVGVLLVGMLDFTADDERLTLALSHLRAALAPGSLIVAQHALEHPAPATSAQARRLLGHNPFQFTARPLRRVRELLAGFEFVDPGFVPCTSWRPDGEGPGAELEPRCPVAGGIARV, from the coding sequence ATGGGTGTCGCGGAGAACCGGCCCTCGCACGGAAATCCCGACCCGGGCCGGGAATGGCGCCCGCCGCAGCCGACCTTCGACCTGCCGCATCCGCTGCGCATGCGCGACTTCCTGCTCGGCGGCAAGGACAATTACCAGGCCGACCGGGACGCGGTCGAGGCCACCCTCGCCGTCTACCCCGACCTCAAACTGGCCTTCCAGGCAGAGCAGGCCTTCCTGCGCCGGGCGATAGCCTGGATCGCCGACCCCGCCCAAGGTCTGACGCAGTTTCTGCACCTCGGCGCCTTCGTACCGACGCGCGACAGCTATGACGGCCAGGTCCGCGCTCAGTGCCCTGAGGCCACCTTCGTCTACGTCACCGACGACTCGATCAGCGCGGCGCACGCACGCGGCGTGCTCGCCGCGCAGGCGCGTCCGCAGGGCGAGGTGTACGTGCAGCTCGCCGACTTCCGCGAACCCGGACCGGTGCTGCGCGGCCCGTGGCTGAGCGAACGGCTGGACCTGAGCCGGCCGGTCGGCGTGCTGCTGGTGGGGATGCTCGATTTCACCGCCGACGACGAGCGGCTCACCCTCGCGCTCTCCCACCTGCGCGCCGCGCTCGCCCCCGGCAGCCTGATCGTGGCCCAGCACGCGCTCGAACACCCCGCACCCGCCACCTCGGCCCAAGCCCGGCGGCTGCTCGGCCACAACCCCTTCCAGTTCACCGCCCGGCCGCTGCGCCGGGTGCGCGAACTGCTCGCCGGGTTCGAGTTCGTCGACCCCGGCTTCGTGCCGTGCACCTCGTGGCGCCCGGACGGCGAGGGCCCGGGCGCCGAACTCGAGCCGCGTTGCCCGGTCGCCGGCGGCATCGCGCGCGTCTGA
- a CDS encoding GH25 family lysozyme — translation MSAHRGNSAPAAAATGSSWARTVTGRLVEVDQNRYPTPSLRLEQLTHPEADYMGSTVRDHDPDVVAPNPISPDSSIPHLPGIDVSSNQGSINWTGISSSLDFVYAKATEGTYYRNPDFTAQYNGPHSRGVIRGAYHFAIPSNSSGTAQADYFISHGGAWSGDGVTLPGALDIEYNPYGAKCYGLSTTAMTGWIWNFVNEYAAREHAYPVIYSTTDWWRSCTGNATGFAKYDPFWVANYASTGGGALPGGWGFYTFWQYADHGKLPGDQDVFNGALSQLKTLASKG, via the coding sequence ATGTCCGCACACCGGGGGAACTCCGCACCCGCCGCAGCCGCCACCGGCTCCAGCTGGGCGCGCACCGTCACCGGACGGCTGGTCGAGGTCGACCAGAACCGCTATCCGACTCCGTCGCTGCGCCTCGAGCAGCTGACCCATCCCGAAGCCGACTACATGGGCTCGACCGTCCGCGACCACGACCCGGACGTGGTGGCTCCCAACCCCATCAGCCCCGACTCCTCGATCCCGCACCTGCCCGGGATCGACGTGAGCAGCAATCAGGGCTCGATCAACTGGACCGGGATCTCCTCGAGCCTCGACTTCGTCTACGCCAAGGCGACGGAGGGCACGTACTACCGCAACCCCGACTTCACCGCGCAGTACAACGGTCCGCACAGCCGCGGCGTGATCCGCGGCGCCTACCACTTCGCCATCCCGAGCAACTCCAGCGGCACCGCCCAGGCCGATTACTTCATCAGCCACGGCGGTGCCTGGTCCGGCGACGGGGTGACCCTGCCGGGCGCGCTGGACATCGAGTACAACCCCTACGGCGCGAAGTGCTACGGCCTGTCCACGACCGCGATGACCGGCTGGATCTGGAACTTCGTGAACGAGTACGCGGCGCGCGAGCACGCGTATCCGGTGATCTACAGCACCACCGACTGGTGGCGCAGCTGCACCGGCAACGCGACCGGCTTCGCCAAGTACGACCCGTTCTGGGTGGCGAACTACGCCTCCACCGGAGGCGGGGCGCTGCCCGGGGGCTGGGGCTTCTACACGTTCTGGCAGTACGCCGACCACGGAAAGCTGCCGGGCGACCAGGACGTGTTCAACGGAGCGCTGTCCCAGCTCAAGACCCTGGCCTCGAAGGGCTGA
- a CDS encoding amino acid permease: MLDIAAATMANIGPAMSFYFGFGFLATTAGVASPLTILAAGVAVALLGNTLAQFSRAHPSAGGFITFVGKSFGPTSAVTTALLAGLGYIIAMASVIAISGGFLELMLEHYVFRQHSVSGFHVPWIIWTLILTAGAVLLMVRGVALSTKIAGLFFGIEMTVLVLVSIVAIAKHGAHLSASPFEPKDITHGFSGLSAGFPLAVYLFIGWENSAALAEETDNPRRNVGRAVFTSVGIMVTSYLLFSYATVTGFDYDVAKLGGAPIPFIAVAQGTVGALVFLAYLAGLTSTLGALIAGVNSQARLIFNAGREGLLPSYIGRVHSTRRTPTKAIVLFVTVSLLIIGGWGLGHLAGGAGGSMDAVTFFAESSTMGTVFVLLVYLASNLALPFYYRRYLPERFRVVKHAVLPLLGAAVIIVPLYYLSKPGQAAPYSWYPYIALGALALSVGYAVILVRRDPTLGERVGSIVADAEEEGGTPG, from the coding sequence ATGCTCGACATCGCCGCCGCCACCATGGCCAACATCGGCCCGGCGATGAGCTTCTACTTCGGCTTCGGCTTCCTCGCCACCACCGCGGGCGTGGCCTCCCCGCTGACCATCCTGGCTGCGGGCGTGGCCGTGGCGCTGCTCGGCAACACCCTCGCCCAGTTCTCCCGCGCCCACCCGTCCGCCGGCGGCTTCATCACCTTCGTCGGCAAGAGCTTCGGCCCCACCAGCGCGGTGACCACCGCCCTGCTGGCCGGGCTCGGCTACATCATCGCCATGGCCTCCGTGATCGCCATCTCCGGCGGCTTCCTGGAGCTCATGCTGGAGCACTATGTCTTCCGTCAGCACAGCGTCTCCGGCTTCCACGTCCCCTGGATCATCTGGACGCTGATCCTCACCGCCGGCGCGGTCCTGCTCATGGTGCGCGGCGTGGCGCTGTCCACGAAGATCGCCGGGCTCTTCTTCGGGATCGAGATGACCGTGCTGGTGCTGGTCTCGATCGTCGCCATCGCCAAGCACGGCGCGCACCTGTCCGCGAGCCCGTTCGAGCCGAAGGACATCACTCACGGGTTCAGCGGCCTGTCGGCCGGCTTCCCGCTCGCCGTCTACCTGTTCATCGGCTGGGAGAATTCGGCGGCGCTGGCCGAGGAGACCGACAACCCGCGCCGCAACGTCGGCCGGGCCGTGTTCACCTCGGTCGGGATCATGGTGACGAGCTATCTGCTCTTCTCCTACGCCACCGTCACCGGCTTCGACTACGACGTGGCGAAGCTGGGCGGAGCTCCGATCCCGTTCATCGCGGTGGCGCAGGGCACCGTCGGCGCGCTCGTCTTCCTCGCCTACCTGGCCGGCCTGACCTCGACCCTCGGCGCGCTGATCGCCGGAGTGAACTCGCAGGCGCGGCTGATCTTCAACGCCGGCCGCGAAGGCCTGCTGCCGTCCTACATCGGTCGCGTCCACTCGACCCGGCGCACGCCGACGAAGGCCATCGTCCTGTTCGTGACAGTCTCGCTGCTGATCATCGGCGGCTGGGGGCTCGGGCACCTCGCGGGCGGCGCCGGCGGGTCGATGGACGCGGTGACCTTCTTCGCCGAGTCCTCCACCATGGGCACGGTGTTCGTCCTGCTGGTGTATCTGGCCTCGAACCTGGCCCTGCCGTTCTACTACCGCAGGTATCTGCCGGAGCGGTTCCGCGTCGTCAAACACGCCGTCCTGCCGTTGCTCGGCGCGGCTGTGATCATCGTGCCGCTGTACTACCTGTCCAAGCCCGGCCAAGCCGCGCCCTACAGCTGGTATCCGTACATCGCGCTCGGCGCTCTGGCGCTGTCCGTCGGCTACGCCGTAATCCTGGTACGACGAGACCCGACGCTGGGCGAGCGCGTCGGGTCCATCGTGGCCGATGCCGAGGAGGAGGGAGGAACGCCGGGGTGA
- a CDS encoding SAM-dependent methyltransferase → MNPETDTLSERPAEHRVVGGFPALATVPGGRIRGRVAARIVRYAVRDLPVRLVLPDGSSLGAGGEADPVMTLHRPEAFFQRVGAGGLIGFGESYQAGDWDADDLAGLLGVFAANVSTLVPAPLQKLRRLHVVRRPPTENETADEARDNIARHYDLSNEMFSLFLDPTMTYSSALFDTPAVTPLEAGTPAGELMRLDMSDGAPGVELLRAAQERKIDRLLDLTDVGPGTRLLEIGSGWGELARRAARRGAKVRTITLSERQLAYTRQQADLAGLADSVHVELRDYRDTEGQYDAVLSVEMIEAVGREHWPAYFASLSRLLAPGGRVGLQAITMPHDRMLATARTQTWIIKYIFPGGLIPSMTAIRQNAARAGLHIRDDLSFGAHYARTLALWGERLVANASRLGSLGFDETFRRTWRLYLAYSEAGFASGYLDVHQLVLSRDPLAAAA, encoded by the coding sequence ATGAATCCGGAGACTGACACGCTTTCGGAACGGCCGGCCGAGCACCGGGTCGTGGGTGGCTTCCCCGCCCTCGCCACGGTGCCGGGCGGGCGGATCCGGGGCCGGGTGGCCGCGCGGATCGTGCGCTACGCGGTGCGCGATCTGCCGGTGCGGCTGGTGCTGCCCGACGGTTCGAGCCTGGGCGCGGGCGGCGAGGCGGACCCGGTCATGACGCTGCACCGTCCCGAGGCCTTCTTCCAGCGCGTCGGCGCCGGCGGGCTGATCGGCTTCGGCGAGTCCTACCAGGCCGGGGACTGGGACGCGGACGACCTCGCCGGGCTGCTCGGCGTTTTCGCCGCGAACGTCTCCACACTGGTGCCCGCGCCGCTGCAGAAGCTGCGGCGGCTGCACGTGGTACGCCGGCCGCCGACCGAGAACGAGACCGCGGACGAGGCCAGGGACAACATCGCCCGGCACTACGACCTGTCCAACGAGATGTTCTCGCTCTTCCTCGACCCGACCATGACCTATTCCTCCGCGCTCTTCGACACGCCGGCCGTGACGCCGCTCGAGGCCGGTACACCCGCGGGCGAGCTGATGCGGCTGGACATGAGCGACGGCGCGCCCGGTGTGGAGCTGCTGCGCGCGGCGCAGGAGCGCAAGATCGACCGGCTGCTCGACCTGACCGACGTCGGCCCCGGCACCCGCCTGCTGGAGATCGGCAGCGGCTGGGGCGAGCTGGCCCGCCGGGCGGCCCGCCGCGGGGCCAAGGTGCGCACGATCACACTCTCCGAACGCCAGCTGGCCTACACCCGGCAGCAGGCGGACCTGGCCGGGCTCGCCGACTCGGTACACGTGGAGCTGCGCGACTACCGCGACACCGAGGGCCAGTACGACGCGGTACTGAGCGTGGAGATGATCGAGGCGGTGGGCCGGGAGCACTGGCCCGCCTACTTCGCCAGCCTGTCCCGGCTGCTGGCCCCCGGCGGCCGGGTGGGCCTGCAGGCCATCACCATGCCGCACGACCGGATGCTCGCCACCGCGCGCACCCAGACCTGGATCATCAAGTACATCTTCCCCGGCGGCCTGATCCCCTCGATGACCGCGATCCGGCAGAACGCGGCGCGGGCGGGCCTGCACATCCGCGACGACCTGTCCTTCGGCGCGCACTACGCCCGCACGCTGGCGCTGTGGGGGGAGCGTCTGGTGGCCAACGCGAGCCGTCTGGGCTCCCTGGGCTTCGACGAGACCTTCCGGCGCACCTGGCGGCTGTATCTGGCCTACTCGGAGGCCGGATTCGCCTCCGGCTACCTGGACGTGCACCAGCTCGTGCTCAGCCGCGACCCCCTCGCCGCGGCGGCCTGA
- a CDS encoding alpha/beta hydrolase yields the protein MTPTSDSLLLCTIALALLSAGATALLWNRMRGRRAARVAQRGALLLFGELMAATAILVWVNISNGGLVVSWQDLLGNQSTRGGVFAGQAGAVRLDPAPVPVARAAADEEIPAAAAAAYRAVRFSPSAGGFQEATFRGPASGLDSQVYVWTPPQYATEPHAYFPVLELLHGVVGSPDGWIGPMNVVEHLEAAEQSAKVYPFILVVPSVTPVPGHVWPWDNEECSNVPGDGDVDSWLTQDVRDVVTSDFRAEPAADGWGLMGYSTGGFCAAKLVLQHPDRYQAAVSLAGYYTPDSDTLTADTALDHANSPLWLLGHGRTPAVSLLMTASEQDHVDPAAETAQVLATAKANPRARATEVQSFVAPLGGGHNQSAWEKMLPTAFTWLSQRLTGPTT from the coding sequence GTGACACCGACCAGTGATTCCCTCCTGTTGTGCACGATCGCGCTCGCGCTGTTGTCGGCGGGGGCGACGGCGCTGCTGTGGAACCGGATGCGGGGGCGGCGGGCGGCGCGGGTGGCGCAGCGGGGGGCGCTGCTGCTGTTCGGGGAGCTCATGGCGGCGACGGCGATCCTGGTGTGGGTCAACATCTCCAACGGCGGCCTGGTGGTCTCCTGGCAGGACCTGTTGGGCAATCAGAGCACGCGCGGCGGGGTGTTCGCGGGGCAGGCCGGGGCCGTGCGGCTCGATCCGGCGCCGGTGCCGGTGGCGCGGGCGGCGGCGGACGAGGAGATTCCGGCGGCCGCGGCGGCGGCTTACCGTGCGGTGCGCTTCAGCCCGTCGGCCGGCGGCTTTCAGGAGGCCACCTTCCGCGGTCCCGCGTCAGGGCTCGACTCGCAGGTCTACGTGTGGACGCCGCCGCAGTACGCGACGGAGCCGCACGCCTACTTTCCCGTGCTCGAACTGCTGCACGGCGTCGTCGGCTCGCCGGACGGCTGGATCGGGCCGATGAACGTGGTCGAGCATCTCGAGGCGGCCGAGCAGTCGGCGAAGGTCTACCCGTTCATCCTGGTCGTGCCGTCCGTCACGCCGGTGCCCGGGCACGTCTGGCCCTGGGACAACGAGGAGTGCAGCAACGTGCCCGGAGACGGCGACGTCGACTCCTGGCTCACCCAGGACGTGCGCGACGTGGTGACCTCGGACTTCCGGGCCGAGCCCGCCGCCGACGGCTGGGGGCTGATGGGCTACTCCACCGGCGGCTTCTGCGCGGCCAAGCTCGTCCTGCAGCATCCCGACCGCTATCAGGCGGCCGTCTCGCTGGCGGGCTACTACACCCCGGACTCGGACACGCTCACGGCCGACACGGCGCTGGACCACGCCAACAGCCCGCTGTGGCTGCTCGGCCACGGCCGGACGCCCGCCGTCAGCCTGTTGATGACGGCGAGCGAGCAGGACCACGTCGATCCGGCGGCCGAGACGGCGCAGGTGCTGGCCACGGCCAAGGCCAATCCGCGGGCCCGGGCGACCGAGGTGCAGTCCTTCGTCGCGCCGCTGGGCGGGGGCCACAACCAGAGCGCGTGGGAGAAGATGCTGCCCACCGCCTTCACCTGGCTCTCGCAACGGCTGACCGGGCCCACGACGTGA
- a CDS encoding glutamate decarboxylase yields MAKRQSTGSGDEGLHTPRVRGVPIHQDPANPKSATRDSNRTLSVNPLTSSAANPLGAMQLAPPMYRIPEQPIEPLTAYRLIHDELMLDGNARLNLATFVTTWMEPEASLLMAECAEKNMIDKDEYPQTAELERRCVAILADLWNVPDPHTAIGCSTTGSSEACMLAGLALKRRWMNANAERYAAGAKPNLVMGINVQVCWEKFCTFWEVEPRYVPMEGDRYHLDGDSAVAKVDENTIGVVAILGSTMDGSYEPVWEVCDKLDELQQRTGLDVPVHVDGASGAMIAPFLDPDVKWDFRQPRVSSINTSGHKYGLVYPGVGWVLWRNHDALPEELVFKVNYLGGDMPTFALNFSRPGAQVVAQYYNFLRLGREGFRQVQQACRDVAGYLASGVEAMSEFRLLTRGDQLPVFAFTTADDVTDFDVFDVSRRLRERGWQVPAYTFPADRTDLAVIRLVVRNGFSHDLADLLLADLGRLLPQLHKQPAPMQEFGVPAKEAFHH; encoded by the coding sequence ATGGCGAAAAGGCAGAGCACGGGGTCGGGCGACGAAGGGCTGCACACCCCGCGGGTGCGCGGCGTCCCGATCCACCAGGACCCGGCGAACCCGAAGTCCGCCACCCGCGACTCGAACCGCACCCTGTCCGTCAACCCCCTCACTTCCTCCGCCGCCAACCCGCTCGGCGCCATGCAGCTGGCGCCGCCGATGTACCGCATTCCAGAGCAGCCGATAGAGCCCCTCACGGCCTACCGGCTCATCCACGACGAACTCATGCTCGACGGCAACGCCCGGCTGAACCTCGCCACCTTCGTCACCACGTGGATGGAGCCCGAGGCCTCGCTGCTGATGGCCGAGTGCGCCGAGAAGAACATGATCGACAAGGACGAGTATCCGCAGACCGCCGAGCTCGAGCGGCGCTGCGTGGCGATCCTGGCCGACCTGTGGAACGTGCCCGACCCGCACACCGCCATCGGCTGCTCCACCACCGGATCAAGCGAGGCGTGCATGCTCGCCGGCCTCGCGCTCAAGCGGCGCTGGATGAACGCCAACGCCGAGCGCTACGCGGCCGGCGCCAAGCCCAACCTGGTGATGGGCATCAACGTCCAGGTCTGCTGGGAGAAGTTCTGCACCTTCTGGGAGGTCGAGCCGCGATACGTGCCGATGGAGGGTGACCGTTACCACCTCGACGGCGACAGCGCCGTGGCGAAGGTGGACGAGAACACCATCGGCGTGGTCGCCATCCTCGGCTCGACCATGGACGGCAGCTACGAGCCGGTGTGGGAGGTCTGCGACAAGCTCGACGAGCTGCAGCAGCGGACCGGGCTGGACGTGCCGGTGCACGTGGACGGCGCCTCCGGAGCCATGATCGCGCCCTTCCTCGACCCGGACGTGAAGTGGGACTTCCGCCAGCCGCGGGTGTCCTCCATCAACACCTCCGGCCACAAGTACGGGCTCGTCTACCCGGGTGTCGGCTGGGTGCTCTGGCGCAACCACGACGCCCTGCCCGAGGAGCTGGTGTTCAAGGTCAACTACCTCGGCGGCGACATGCCGACCTTCGCGCTCAACTTCTCCCGCCCCGGCGCGCAGGTCGTGGCCCAGTACTACAACTTCCTGCGCCTCGGCCGCGAGGGCTTCCGCCAAGTGCAGCAGGCCTGCCGCGACGTGGCCGGTTACCTGGCCTCCGGAGTGGAGGCGATGTCCGAGTTCCGCCTGCTCACCCGCGGCGACCAGCTGCCCGTCTTCGCCTTCACCACTGCCGACGACGTCACCGACTTCGACGTCTTCGACGTCTCCCGCCGCCTGCGCGAGCGCGGCTGGCAGGTCCCCGCCTACACCTTCCCGGCCGACCGCACCGACCTGGCGGTGATCCGGCTGGTGGTGCGCAACGGCTTCTCCCACGACCTCGCCGACCTGCTGCTCGCCGACCTCGGCCGCCTGCTGCCCCAGCTGCACAAGCAGCCCGCCCCCATGCAGGAGTTCGGCGTCCCCGCCAAAGAGGCATTTCACCACTAG
- a CDS encoding sigma-70 family RNA polymerase sigma factor, translating to MADETDFDEFFGASFRRVVSQIYAMTGNLAEAEDAVAEAYARAWQRWDVVRGYLDPESWIRTVAYRLAVSSWRKAVNRRAAHRREAAAAEAPAMSADHLTLVAALRRISAEQRRAIVLFHLVGLTVSEIAAETGSPEGTVKSHLNRGRKALAPLVSEFAAVGSGEHPAPRDGLAREW from the coding sequence GTGGCGGATGAAACGGACTTCGACGAGTTCTTCGGCGCAAGCTTTCGGCGCGTGGTGAGCCAGATCTATGCCATGACCGGCAATCTCGCCGAGGCAGAGGACGCGGTGGCCGAGGCGTACGCCCGGGCCTGGCAGCGCTGGGACGTGGTGCGCGGCTACCTCGACCCGGAGTCCTGGATCCGGACCGTGGCCTACCGGCTGGCCGTCTCCTCCTGGCGCAAGGCGGTCAACCGCCGGGCCGCGCACCGCCGCGAGGCGGCCGCGGCGGAGGCGCCGGCGATGAGCGCGGACCACCTCACCCTGGTGGCTGCGCTGCGCCGGATCTCCGCCGAGCAGCGCCGGGCCATCGTGCTCTTCCACCTCGTCGGCCTGACGGTCAGCGAGATCGCGGCGGAGACCGGCTCGCCCGAGGGCACGGTCAAGTCGCACCTCAACCGGGGCCGCAAGGCCCTGGCCCCGCTTGTGTCCGAGTTCGCCGCGGTCGGCTCCGGAGAGCACCCCGCTCCGCGCGACGGCCTGGCCAGGGAGTGGTAG
- a CDS encoding aminoglycoside phosphotransferase family protein, with protein MHPEVNEKLLVLVEELLPGVPLDGASSARGQFHDVVLLPGRAAIRIARGLAAEQELERRTELSRRLAGLGLPFAVPEPLTPVKVLHGRTAVAMSWIDGEPRAKATGEPAVLAGLLRALAEVDCAPLRDVLGEPHEYAGRADWVRVLEEQAVPALPRRWRAEARRRVEAAQDLPEVEPGLVHGDLCGYNLHWGPAGRIVGVLDWDLAAPFDPAVDAACLGNHGWDALRAAVPAEVYRRARIWYRTFGIEQVASALLNGEPAQVVKRYVARAAEFLERTAETD; from the coding sequence GTGCATCCTGAGGTAAACGAGAAGCTTCTCGTTCTCGTCGAGGAGTTGTTGCCCGGCGTGCCGCTGGACGGCGCGTCGAGTGCCAGAGGGCAGTTCCACGACGTGGTGCTGCTGCCCGGTCGCGCGGCGATACGGATAGCCCGGGGACTCGCGGCCGAGCAGGAGCTCGAGCGCCGCACCGAGCTCAGCCGCCGGCTGGCCGGCCTCGGCCTGCCCTTCGCGGTGCCCGAACCGCTCACGCCGGTCAAGGTGTTGCACGGCCGCACCGCCGTGGCCATGTCCTGGATCGACGGCGAGCCGCGGGCGAAGGCGACCGGGGAGCCGGCGGTCCTGGCGGGCCTGCTCAGGGCGCTGGCGGAGGTCGACTGCGCGCCGCTGCGCGACGTGCTCGGCGAGCCGCACGAGTATGCCGGGCGGGCGGACTGGGTCCGCGTGCTCGAAGAACAGGCCGTGCCGGCGCTGCCCCGGCGGTGGCGGGCCGAGGCGCGCCGCCGCGTCGAGGCCGCGCAGGACCTGCCGGAGGTCGAGCCCGGCCTCGTGCACGGCGATCTGTGCGGCTACAACCTGCACTGGGGTCCGGCCGGCCGGATCGTGGGCGTGCTCGACTGGGATCTCGCCGCCCCCTTCGACCCGGCCGTGGACGCGGCCTGCCTCGGCAACCACGGCTGGGACGCGCTGCGCGCGGCGGTGCCCGCGGAGGTCTATCGGCGGGCCCGGATCTGGTACCGCACCTTCGGGATCGAGCAGGTCGCCTCGGCCCTGCTGAACGGCGAGCCGGCCCAGGTGGTCAAGCGCTACGTCGCCCGCGCGGCCGAGTTCCTGGAGCGGACCGCGGAGACGGACTGA
- a CDS encoding family 2B encapsulin nanocompartment shell protein → MTIDADTAAAATQQSLSTAAARNLATTTKTVPQTQDISSRWLLRQLPWVPVSGGTYRVNRRLTHAAGRGRLAFVQTGAEVRVLPLTLREIPALRGIQDADLLELLAGRFTRHEYEAGQTLVEGGSPIDQVLLVAHGKVEELTDGKYGGQALARGYADGDHLGDEVLTRDDATWPGTLRGATSGVLLALPMQAFRELAARSDALRAALAAHRERGAKRVNRKGEAEIEVAAGHSGEPDLPTTFADYELAPREYGLSLTQTVLRVHSRVADLYNDPMNQVEQQLRLTVHALRERQEDELVNNPEFGFLANADFGQRISTRSGPPTPDDFDELLSMRRSTRALFAHPKVIAAFGRECTRRGIYPTGVDLDGQGVGAWRGVPLLPCNKIPITDGASTVLALRTGEQDQGVVGLVPTALPDEFEPGLNVRFMGIDTAAIMSYLVSAYYSAAVLVPDALGLLENVELGH, encoded by the coding sequence ATGACGATCGACGCGGACACCGCAGCGGCGGCAACGCAGCAGAGCCTGAGCACGGCGGCCGCACGCAATCTGGCCACCACCACCAAGACCGTGCCGCAGACGCAGGACATCTCCTCGCGCTGGCTGCTCCGGCAGCTGCCGTGGGTGCCGGTGTCCGGCGGCACCTACCGGGTCAACCGGCGCCTGACCCACGCGGCCGGGCGCGGCCGGCTGGCCTTCGTCCAGACCGGCGCGGAGGTCAGGGTCCTGCCGCTGACGCTGCGCGAGATCCCGGCGCTGCGCGGTATCCAGGACGCGGACCTGCTGGAGCTGCTCGCCGGCCGGTTCACCCGGCACGAGTACGAGGCCGGACAGACCCTGGTCGAGGGCGGCAGCCCGATCGACCAGGTCCTGCTGGTCGCGCACGGCAAGGTGGAGGAGCTGACCGACGGCAAGTACGGCGGCCAGGCGCTCGCCCGCGGGTACGCCGACGGCGACCACCTCGGCGACGAGGTGCTCACCCGGGACGACGCCACCTGGCCGGGGACGCTGCGCGGGGCGACCTCCGGGGTCCTGCTCGCGCTGCCGATGCAGGCGTTCCGCGAGCTGGCGGCGCGTTCGGACGCGCTGCGCGCCGCCCTGGCGGCCCACCGCGAGCGCGGGGCCAAACGGGTCAACCGCAAGGGCGAGGCCGAGATCGAGGTCGCGGCCGGGCACAGCGGCGAACCGGACCTGCCGACGACCTTCGCCGACTACGAACTCGCGCCGCGCGAGTACGGGCTCAGCCTCACCCAGACCGTGCTGCGCGTCCACTCCCGGGTCGCGGACCTCTACAACGACCCGATGAACCAGGTCGAGCAGCAGCTCCGGCTGACCGTGCACGCCCTGCGCGAGCGGCAGGAGGACGAGCTCGTCAACAACCCCGAGTTCGGCTTCCTGGCCAACGCGGACTTCGGCCAGCGCATCAGCACCCGCTCCGGCCCGCCGACCCCGGACGACTTCGACGAGCTGCTCAGCATGCGCCGCAGCACGCGCGCGCTCTTCGCCCATCCCAAGGTGATCGCCGCGTTCGGGCGCGAGTGCACCCGCCGCGGCATCTACCCGACCGGCGTCGACCTCGACGGGCAGGGCGTCGGCGCGTGGCGCGGCGTCCCGCTGCTGCCCTGCAACAAGATCCCGATCACCGACGGAGCCTCGACCGTGCTGGCCCTGCGCACCGGGGAGCAGGACCAGGGCGTGGTCGGGCTCGTGCCCACGGCGCTGCCGGACGAGTTCGAACCCGGACTCAACGTGCGGTTCATGGGCATCGACACCGCGGCGATCATGTCCTACCTGGTCTCCGCGTACTACTCGGCGGCCGTGCTCGTGCCAGACGCGCTCGGCCTGCTGGAGAACGTCGAGCTCGGGCACTGA